A part of Thermococcus sp. JdF3 genomic DNA contains:
- a CDS encoding DUF4162 domain-containing protein, translated as LILDEPMTGLDPTGIAEFKEIIREQKKAGRTVFFSSHILAHVEEVCDTVGVIVKGKLRVEDNLDSIKREFLRKAGYTIVIETNRPVDWSSAELSVSPLGENKYRVVASRDVREELHDFVANQGAKILTMQVKEPSLEEIFLKLVG; from the coding sequence TTCTTATCCTCGATGAACCCATGACCGGCCTCGACCCGACGGGGATAGCGGAGTTCAAGGAGATTATTAGAGAGCAGAAAAAGGCCGGGAGGACGGTGTTCTTCTCAAGCCACATTCTCGCGCACGTGGAAGAGGTTTGCGACACGGTTGGGGTAATAGTGAAGGGTAAGCTCCGCGTCGAGGACAACCTCGACAGCATCAAGCGGGAGTTCCTCAGGAAGGCTGGCTACACGATAGTTATTGAAACGAACAGGCCTGTGGACTGGAGTTCAGCGGAATTGAGCGTGAGTCCGCTCGGTGAGAATAAGTACCGCGTTGTTGCTTCGAGGGACGTTAGGGAGGAGCTTCATGACTTTGTGGCGAACCAGGGCGCGAAGATTCTAACAATGCAGGTCAAGGAGCCAAGCCTCGAAGAAATATTCCTCAAACTCGTCGGGTAG